The DNA segment GTTTCCTGCAATTATCCCTAATAatggcttttttcccctctcctgtGCCTTTTGTTTGCCGCTTCACACAAGTATGGCTGCTCTGTCGCTCGCAGGTTTGGATCGAGGCGGCGACGCAGATCTGTTTCTCCCTGGGAGTCGGGTTCGGCGTGCTGATCGCATTTTCCAGCTACAACAAATTCTCCAACAACTGTTACAGGTAAAACTGAAGGCGAAGGACGAAGGGAAGTTGAttcagcgcacacacacacacacacacacacacacacactcacacacacactcacacacacactcacacataacCTTTGAAGCTCCCTGAAACCCGTTACGCCGATGACACCCTGCTGTGCCACAGGCAGCTGTAGCACCAATCAAAACTGTCGCGCTCTTTGAAAATCATCAGCGTCCCACAGGCGTCTTTTATCTCCTGctttggttttaaatgtttctgagGAGCAAAAGGCGCCGCTGGGAGGATTTCgccaagaaggaaaaaaaattatttgTCCTTTGAAGACCTGGGAGAGCTTCTGCTTTGGAGAGTTAAACTCTCACTTTCTCATTGCgaacattttgtgttttttttttcttgacccaGAGATGCCAtcatcaccagctccatcaaCTCCTTGACGAGCTTTTTCTCTGGCTTCGTGGTCTTCTCCTTCCTGGGGTATATGTCCCACAAGCACAACGTGGCTTTGGACAAAGTCGTCAGAGATGGTAAAGTGTAACTGATCCACACTTTGTACaccctttcttcctttttacGTTTAGAATGGAACAAAACTAGCAGCCTGTTCTTCTTGAACACATTTCTGATGTCCAGATTTTTTCATGTTGACCATTAGCACCTTCTAATACTGTTCGTTCTGCACATTTCAATGATTTGCTGAAATGAGAGCGAAGGCggttttttttatcattgcCTAATGAAGGCTGGCTGTTATTCCATGATCATTATGAAAATGTTTCTGCTTCTCTATGTTTAATCCTCATCCAGGTGCTGGATTGGTGTTTGTTATTTACCCAGAAGCCATTGCAACTCTTCCGGGTTCATCCGTGTGGGCGGTTATCTTCTTCATTATGTTGTTTACGTTGGGCATTGACAGTGCTGTGAGGctatacacacacaaaggcacacaaatgcacacacacatccttgtagtCCTATATTTGTGAGAACTTCCAAAACCATAACCAGCCCCTTACCATTCCAattctgtctccttcctgtaGATGGGTGGGATGGAATCGGTGATCACGGGGCTCATCGATGAGTTCAAATTCCTCCATAAGCACAGAGAGCAGTTCACCCTCTTCATCGTCGTTTCCACCTTCCTCATATCGCTCTTTTGTGTAACAAATGTAAGTTCCATCCCAGACCCAGACTCTTAGCTGCATCGCTAACCGGACCATCACCTTCTTTAGCTTCTGTTTTTGCTGattattctttattttcctgtgcttccttAGGGGGGGATGTACGTGTTCATTCTGCTGGATCACTTTGCTGCAGGAACATCAATTCTCTTTGGAGTGCTTATTGAAGCCATCGGCATCGCTTGGTTCTATGGTGAGAGAACTAAAACGAGCGATTCAAGTTTTCATGGTCAGCAAAGCTGATATTATATTAGCTCCATGATGAGACATCTGTTGGTATAGATCTGCTGTGCCTCAACAAGTCACAGGTCTATTACACCGGGAGACGCAGCCGCTGGTGGGTCTGCAGCCACTAATGGTTTTGGCctcttcagttttgttgcatgTGTCTTCTGGGGACGGGAAAGTATGGCAGAGCCTGCCGGAGTCGACCCCGGCTTTGACCGCTGCGTGTGTCACCTCTGTGTTCGCTCAGCGGTGGTGTGACAGCCGCACGCAGAAAATTGCAGCTGAGGAACAGGCAATTCCCGTTTGACATGAACAGGATCAGCTGTCTAATAGCTGGGTTGTGGATTGTTGTGGGTGGCAAGTGAGGAGGGGCCCTCAAAGTCAATTTATCTCCAGATGTCTAAGTTCTACTCGCGTTcggtttaaaaagaaaaagaaaaactggcaGCACCTTGATGCTGAAGCTCTATGTAGAAGAAAAAAGCTCTGTTGATTTGTGATGTTTAATTTGTGAAATATGACCAGGTGAGCCCCCAGTGGCCAGGTTTTGGTTTACATTAGCAGGCAGACATAATTCAAGTGCAAACGTGTAGTCCAGACCCTGTTTTTTGGGGACTACAGTCAGAATCATTTCCCCTTATTTATTTGTCACATGATGACACATATTTTAGGAACAGAATGAACTACCACAAATAAGCTAGCAGATATTGCAAGcttcatattattattattatctacactgtgtttatttcctttattgTATAGTTCAAATTACCACCAGCTGCTTTTGTCATAGCTTGTGTGgagtaaaaatatatatatatatatatatatttttttttttttcaaaaacacatAGATAAGTACGGTTGTTTAAAAACAAGGTTAAGGAGAGTCAAATGGCTACCATGAATGTTTTGATTTTCTGCTGAGCCTGATTATGGACAGATCGGCAAAGCGTTAAATACGAAGCAAGCCTCGGGCGTTGGGGTCAGCGTATTACCCCATTTTGGTGGGTCCTGACCTTGGCAAGTCGAATAAATCAAGCCTACGGCGTCTTTGGGCCTTTCCTCTCAGAACTCCCTCACAGAGACCCTCTGACCCCCGATCACTGTGGTTTTCCCCATAGCTGTCCACAGCATAAGTACATTTAGCTTCCCCGAATACCTGCTTGTCCGTCTGGGTAAATTCCTTTGCGCAGAGATGCCTCCCAGGCAAGGAGCTGTTGAGGTGGGTTGAATAAGGGGTGTCATTTTTGCAACTCAGTTTCAGGATTATGTTTCCCACTGTTTCAGGGGTGGACCGATTCAGCGATGACATCGAGGAGATGATTGGCCAGCGGCCAGGGACATACTGGAGGCTGTGCTGGAAGTTTGTCAGCCCCTGCTTCCTCCTGGTGAGCCCGAAATTGGAGAGAAAGGTTCTCGTAGTTGTTAGCATGAAGCCGATTCAGTGACCTGGAATTCTCTCTTGCAGTTTATGGTGGTGGTGAGTTTCGCCACCTTCAACCCCCCCGTCTACGGTTCCTACGTATTCCCTCCATGGGCAAACATGGTGGGGTGGTGTCTGGCAATGTCCTCCATGTCCATGGTACCCCTCTACGCCATCTACAAGATGTGCATCCTGCCCGGAAAGTTCTGCAACGTAAGCTCCGGCGCTGCCGTGGTTTTTCCCCATCCTGTTCTTACGAAATGTTGTCCGATAAATGCAAGTTCACCTTTTGTCCTGTAACAGAGACTGGCCTATGCCATCACCCCGGAGACAGAGCATCATTTGGTGGACAACGGGGAGGTTCGGCAGTTAACAGTAAGGGATGACATCACATAGCATAGCTTAATAATTATGGATAATTGATTTAGCCACTAAATCATCGGCAAATTTCACCCCCCCACAGCTGCATCACTGGTTGGTGGTCTAAAAACCACGAACGAGTGAGAGAACGAGGAGAAGGACTGAGTGCAAGAGGCATGAGGTGGACGAGTGGACGTACAGCGAATGTCTGActagcgaggaagaggagagggttGATGACGGTGTTAACGAAGGGAGTCGTTTTTGTTCCAAAGCGCCGACGTGAACCGGTTGAAATCGTGTCGTCCTTGAATTCCCGCAGTGGATGTGTTGAAATCGATGTGATCGGGATTCGGTCAAATGTGTTCAGCCTTCTTCTTCCACGTAATATAGGAGGTGCTCCATTTCCAGTATGATCAACCTCTTTATGTATCTTTTCTCATTCTAAGTTGCAAAGGAAGGAATGCTGGTAGAGCAAAACAAGCAGAAGTTGATGTTTCTATGAATgttttgagtaaaaaaaaaaactccttcCTCATCATCGGTCGCGTAATGAGCATTTTCCTTGTTTAggttgatttgttttttcttaaagACTGTTATAAAACACATGATTCTAGCTGggaaacactgtgactcttatgGTCACATCAATATTAGCATCACTGGCTGTCTCCAAACACGCCGCCTATTGCCTACGTTGAACACTAACTAGGGTGTGTGTGAATTTGTAGGGGTATCTGAATGTGAAGTGAAGATCGCTGTTCCCTATTAAGTGCAGTCAATGTATCCCAGAATGCATTATTAAAAAAGGAGTGGACAACAGATGCTCCCTAACCAATTGAGGGAGTAGGGAGTAGGGAACAATTGTGTGATTTTGGACACAGCTACTGACTTGTCTTAGTTAAGGGGCTCCACCCctcctccagcacacacactcactcccatTTTCCAGAAAGCTTTAAACTTTGCGTTTACATATTCAGTGTCCTAAGACTGTTTTAAAAGCTGCCGTTCAACCATAAATTAGTGATGTAAAATATGAAGTAATTCAGTTATCGGTGTGTAAATGTGCCGTATCGTTGCGTATTAAAGGTGCCCTGTGTCATGGCCTCGTGGTGCATGTGCCAAACCAGTGAGCTCATCCCATCCTCCATCATGCTTGTGCTGCTGTGCCGTGCCTCGTGGTGTCTCCGCCTGTATGACTTTATTTTGTACCGTCGAAATAAAACTGTCCAACTTTAACACAAAGTCCATACATCTGCTTTAGTCCACTCAGATCTGCACACATGCTGCTGAGGAACACTGGCCTTTTCCAAACACTTTATTCCTTTTGTAAATAAAGacgcagaagaggaagagcgtAGAAAACCTGAAGGAAGGTGGAGGGTGGCGGCGTGAGCCTGAATCCCTGCTGGTCATTACGATTACAGCTCGGTTGCTGAGACATTACACTGCGTCTCTGGGACACCGATGACCGTCTGGAAAAACCCGCAGATATATCGACGTCTCTGCATATCGATCATCAATGTCAACTGACTAATTTCCATCATTATTGGCCTTTTGCTGAAGGATaaatttgtctttatttggtGCAGGAGGCTAAAGATGTGGTGGGTTATTTACTGGGTGATTAATGAGCAAGAAAATGGCTGCAGATTGCGCGTTAGCATTAAGCTAACGAGACAGTAAATAAATCAGGCACTGCTGTTAGGCTTCAGATGTGTCTTGGCTGATTCCCCTGCCTGGCCACAAAGATAAAAAATTAAACTGCAAAGCTATTCTGACGACAGCGGCAGTTTTAAAAAGGGGCCACCATCAAATCACAACAGCAATTATGTGTCATTTCACAAGTAGCcaccagagaggaagcagaggtgtTCAGATGTGCGCTGCACTTtctgctgcagggctgcagggtgGGGTTCCCCTGTATGATTCTGGCTAATAGTTCATTCtggaatttttttaattttttttttacattcagtGGGCTCAGAAAATTGCTGTATCATTCTGCCACATGAGGTGATTGTGGCTGATTCATGGCACAACCATAGGTCTCAGCATGTCGCTACGCCGGCGCATTCAATGCGCCATCAATAAAATGCACCTGTGTTCGTTGTTCACGCCGTCTGCCATCTGCACAGAGAAAACTGGGCTTCATCCAAGAAGAGAGCACC comes from the Takifugu rubripes chromosome 7, fTakRub1.2, whole genome shotgun sequence genome and includes:
- the slc6a3 gene encoding sodium-dependent dopamine transporter — protein: MSSTVAPEKSTSNTMGPKEVELILVKEQNGVQFTSSALVAPPPPQTNTSGEEDRETWGKKIDFLLSVIGFAVDLANVWRFPYLCYKNGGGAFLVPYLFFMVIAGMPLFYMELALGQYNREGAAGVWKICPIFKGVGFTVILISLYVGFYYNVIISWALFYLFSSFTGELPWVHCNNTWNSPNCSAWADNSSVSDIYKATPAQEYFERGVLHIQDSGGIGDLGRPRWQLTSCLGVVIVLLYFSLWKGVKTSGKVVWITATMPYVVLTVLLVRGVTLPGARDGIKAYLSVDFLRLCEAKVWIEAATQICFSLGVGFGVLIAFSSYNKFSNNCYRDAIITSSINSLTSFFSGFVVFSFLGYMSHKHNVALDKVVRDGAGLVFVIYPEAIATLPGSSVWAVIFFIMLFTLGIDSAMGGMESVITGLIDEFKFLHKHREQFTLFIVVSTFLISLFCVTNGGMYVFILLDHFAAGTSILFGVLIEAIGIAWFYGVDRFSDDIEEMIGQRPGTYWRLCWKFVSPCFLLFMVVVSFATFNPPVYGSYVFPPWANMVGWCLAMSSMSMVPLYAIYKMCILPGKFCNRLAYAITPETEHHLVDNGEVRQLTLHHWLVV